In a genomic window of Streptomyces pristinaespiralis:
- a CDS encoding universal stress protein produces MEAALRKASLRLVNVWSMLIQVGGVVTMLDGMDAVTQRHQNHLEILADRIRHEFRQLPVHIDLKTAESIAGTLVETSRTAGLLVLGKHHAATALGSHIGRVTHALLHHAHCPVLIAPRTR; encoded by the coding sequence CTGGAGGCCGCACTTCGCAAGGCATCACTTCGGCTGGTGAACGTCTGGAGCATGCTGATCCAGGTCGGCGGGGTGGTCACCATGCTGGACGGCATGGATGCCGTCACCCAGCGGCACCAGAACCACCTTGAGATTCTCGCCGACCGCATCCGCCACGAGTTCCGCCAACTACCCGTCCACATCGACCTGAAGACCGCCGAGTCCATCGCAGGCACTCTCGTGGAGACCAGCCGCACCGCGGGTCTTCTCGTCTTGGGGAAACACCACGCCGCAACGGCGCTCGGCTCCCATATCGGCCGGGTGACCCACGCCCTGCTCCACCACGCACACTGCCCCGTCCTGATCGCGCCTCGCACCCGGTGA
- a CDS encoding sensor histidine kinase, giving the protein MLLSWARAFRLDRVVVLTGLALFVDCGARVWLEGADTTPAEVLGWALALVGWLALGFRYRWPVSVGAATMLAAVAYYQLTESDGPTPVIVFMVALYTLARVGRLTVVVSLAVVVMLVVTYGEFVAVGDQRKVDNMSIMLLSGWFLSVIAFGHAMRVRQAFEHEAEQRALAAERERDVRARQSATEERLRIARELHDVLGHSISLINVQVAAALHRSAKRPGQTAELISALEFVRDNSKEALRELRGTLGVLRQVDEGAPTAPTAGLERLGELAERARATGLAVTLETHGEASVIPPQISLAAYRIVQESLTNITRHAQARHAVIEVRFAAEEFRVRVEDDGRGAADGFAGSGIAGMTERARALGGELTAGDTGSGFRVEARLPLCPAGGEARRSGSSAPAVAGAAADR; this is encoded by the coding sequence ATGCTTCTCTCCTGGGCTCGGGCATTCCGGCTGGACCGTGTGGTCGTGCTGACCGGCCTCGCCCTGTTCGTCGACTGTGGGGCGCGCGTCTGGCTCGAGGGCGCCGACACCACGCCGGCCGAGGTGCTGGGCTGGGCGCTGGCCCTCGTCGGCTGGCTGGCGCTCGGCTTCCGCTACCGGTGGCCCGTCTCCGTCGGGGCGGCGACCATGCTCGCGGCAGTCGCGTACTACCAGCTCACCGAGAGCGACGGGCCGACGCCGGTGATCGTCTTCATGGTGGCGCTGTACACCCTGGCCAGAGTCGGCCGGCTCACCGTCGTGGTGAGCCTCGCGGTCGTCGTCATGCTGGTGGTCACCTACGGCGAGTTCGTCGCCGTGGGCGACCAGCGCAAGGTCGACAACATGTCGATCATGCTGCTCAGCGGCTGGTTCCTGAGTGTCATCGCGTTCGGCCACGCGATGCGGGTGCGGCAGGCGTTCGAGCACGAGGCGGAGCAACGGGCGCTGGCCGCCGAGCGGGAGCGCGACGTGCGGGCCCGTCAGTCGGCCACCGAGGAGCGGCTGCGGATCGCCCGTGAGCTGCACGACGTTCTGGGCCACAGCATCTCCCTGATCAACGTGCAGGTCGCGGCGGCTCTGCACCGCAGCGCCAAACGCCCCGGGCAGACCGCCGAGTTGATCAGCGCGCTGGAGTTCGTGCGGGACAACAGCAAGGAAGCGCTGCGCGAACTGCGCGGCACTCTCGGCGTGCTGCGCCAGGTGGACGAGGGGGCCCCCACCGCGCCGACGGCCGGTCTGGAGCGGCTCGGAGAACTCGCCGAGCGGGCCAGGGCGACCGGCCTCGCGGTCACTCTGGAGACCCACGGCGAGGCGTCCGTGATCCCGCCTCAGATCTCACTGGCCGCCTACCGCATTGTGCAGGAGTCGCTGACCAACATCACCCGTCACGCGCAGGCGCGCCACGCGGTCATCGAGGTGCGTTTCGCAGCGGAGGAGTTCCGGGTGCGCGTCGAGGACGACGGGCGGGGGGCGGCGGACGGCTTCGCCGGCAGCGGTATTGCGGGGATGACCGAGCGGGCCCGGGCGCTGGGCGGCGAACTGACCGCAGGTGACACCGGTTCGGGCTTCCGGGTGGAGGCCCGGCTGCCCCTGTGCCCGGCGGGCGGGGAGGCCCGGCGGTCCGGCAGTTCCGCCCCCGCGGTGGCAGGCGCGGCGGCGGA